The following proteins come from a genomic window of Natronogracilivirga saccharolytica:
- a CDS encoding FAD-binding protein, whose protein sequence is MPNYIVLVKQVPDVSKITDNAFDPETGNLIRNKLASTINELDTKALAFAHDMRRKSKDSVGQIIALSMGPPMAEEVLRYSLGRCADQAILLTDRPLGGADTYATANPLACSIRKIVREIFEGDENYYVIAGMQSVDGDTAQVPAQVAEELQISCAANLTECQYENGEFIFTKIISGGSQKLTLKRTPAVLTVADFEYPLYAAFTRTRWARDFKLTVWSNDDIQAPYIGSKGSKTNVIEVFPPEKTTRKQQKIEDVGALAEIISKSLDGTNQQESAKEESGEKAYELPVHRSNPFDRSHEGKQKDVNDFALLAEKLKETGVARPDEITDELTEKLVEECKGTLPARAVRELIEGFKCVGPMYEGDVWVVAEQSGDGLHAGTLELTGEARKLADSLDVHVGVVLAGHHVEHLKEELYASGADKVYLIEDPLLGDSDPLACRKAISSCIETYRPQIVLFAATPHGRVIAPMISYRLGCGLTADCTQLEIKDKSRKGEIAVLMQTRPALGGNIMATICTQDSSCQMATVRPGVMKKPVMDYSGKGELIRFKAGLSDEDISLNIISTGYGQSGADLDADVIVSGGKGLLSRENFEHYIGTLCNALQDSFGIRAERGASRAAVEQGFIDRGHQVGQTGTSVGPKMYLAFGISGAIQHMIGVANSETIIAVNSDPSAPVFEHCDYYMVAKAEKIIPQLADKLAHQKNSVEV, encoded by the coding sequence ATGCCAAATTACATTGTATTAGTCAAGCAGGTACCTGATGTCAGCAAGATCACCGATAATGCCTTTGACCCCGAGACCGGAAACCTCATCAGGAACAAACTGGCCAGCACCATAAATGAGCTGGATACCAAAGCGCTTGCTTTTGCCCACGACATGCGCCGTAAATCAAAGGACTCCGTGGGTCAGATCATAGCCCTGAGCATGGGACCCCCCATGGCAGAGGAGGTTTTGCGCTATTCTCTTGGCAGATGTGCCGACCAGGCCATTTTGCTGACGGACCGTCCTCTTGGGGGAGCCGATACCTATGCAACAGCCAACCCGCTTGCCTGCTCGATCAGAAAAATTGTCAGGGAGATATTTGAAGGAGATGAGAATTATTATGTCATAGCCGGTATGCAGTCTGTGGATGGTGATACTGCTCAGGTTCCCGCTCAGGTAGCCGAAGAACTTCAGATCAGCTGTGCAGCAAACCTTACCGAATGCCAGTATGAAAATGGTGAATTCATCTTCACCAAAATCATCTCCGGCGGAAGCCAGAAGCTGACGCTGAAACGCACACCCGCGGTGCTGACCGTGGCCGATTTTGAGTATCCGCTTTATGCTGCTTTCACAAGAACCCGGTGGGCAAGGGATTTCAAGCTTACTGTCTGGTCAAATGACGATATCCAGGCACCGTACATCGGGTCAAAAGGCTCCAAGACCAATGTGATTGAGGTATTCCCACCGGAAAAAACAACACGGAAACAGCAGAAAATCGAAGACGTCGGTGCACTTGCTGAAATCATCTCAAAGAGTCTTGATGGCACAAATCAGCAGGAATCTGCGAAAGAGGAAAGCGGTGAAAAGGCCTATGAATTGCCCGTCCATCGGTCGAACCCGTTTGACCGAAGCCATGAAGGCAAGCAGAAGGATGTAAATGATTTCGCATTGCTTGCGGAAAAACTGAAGGAGACGGGGGTTGCCCGTCCCGATGAAATTACCGATGAACTGACCGAAAAACTGGTCGAAGAGTGCAAAGGCACCTTGCCGGCCAGAGCTGTCAGGGAATTGATCGAAGGCTTCAAATGCGTCGGGCCCATGTATGAGGGTGATGTATGGGTCGTTGCCGAACAATCCGGGGACGGCCTTCATGCCGGAACCCTGGAACTCACCGGCGAAGCCCGGAAGCTTGCAGACTCGCTGGATGTGCACGTCGGGGTTGTGCTGGCGGGACATCACGTGGAACACCTGAAAGAGGAGTTGTATGCTTCCGGAGCCGACAAGGTTTACCTGATTGAAGATCCGCTGCTCGGGGATTCCGACCCCCTGGCCTGCCGGAAAGCGATATCCTCCTGCATAGAAACATATCGACCCCAGATCGTTCTTTTTGCTGCGACACCTCATGGCAGGGTGATTGCACCCATGATCTCATACCGCCTGGGCTGCGGACTGACCGCGGACTGCACGCAGCTCGAAATCAAGGACAAATCGAGAAAAGGGGAAATCGCCGTGTTGATGCAGACCCGTCCGGCACTGGGCGGAAATATTATGGCAACCATCTGCACCCAGGATTCCAGCTGTCAGATGGCGACGGTCCGCCCGGGTGTAATGAAAAAACCGGTGATGGACTATTCCGGGAAGGGTGAGCTCATACGTTTCAAAGCCGGGCTGAGCGATGAGGATATCAGCCTGAACATCATCAGTACCGGATATGGCCAGAGCGGGGCTGATCTGGATGCTGATGTCATCGTCAGCGGTGGCAAAGGATTGCTGAGCAGGGAAAACTTCGAGCATTACATCGGAACCTTGTGTAATGCGTTGCAGGATTCTTTTGGTATCCGTGCGGAACGCGGCGCATCCAGAGCGGCGGTAGAGCAGGGCTTCATTGACCGCGGACACCAGGTGGGACAGACGGGAACATCCGTGGGGCCGAAAATGTATCTGGCCTTCGGCATATCGGGTGCCATACAGCATATGATAGGGGTTGCCAATTCCGAAACGATCATCGCGGTCAACAGCGACCCTTCGGCACCGGTCTTCGAGCACTGCGATTATTACATGGTGGCCAAGGCCGAAAAAATAATACCTCAGTTGGCAGATAAACTTGCACATCAAAAGAACAGCGTAGAGGTATGA
- a CDS encoding electron transfer flavoprotein-ubiquinone oxidoreductase, translated as MSDKNYSKTNVLIVGAGPAGLAAGIKIKIENPDLEVCVIDKGAAPGNHNLSGAVLEIDALKTLLDQASPGWEDTKAAKTVLGTPIKDDDMMLFMGDTFSMNVISAVKLAKIFRLDLGQMLHKGDYSVSISQLCSWLSKIAEEKGVEVLTGFAAEDILLADDHSVKGLKLVDQGKDHEHNKQPNFAEGEEIKADFILLAEGADGLLTEKFIERAGLKRKSPQLYSIGVKELIRVSDEQFEQFGANRVVHTMGYPLWTPMTGPDMFGGGIMYTAEKNHIAVGIIVGLDWKYHDFSPQQALANFKKHKFVRKYIEDGVVAEAGAKMIPEGGPASIPRAEHGEIGKNNTMILGDAAGFVNMLKIKGLHNAIESGILAARAVRDNTSEPARAAARYTELVDNGNIGKEMRSAKNYRQMIAKFGLLMGAPFSAIGKILPHIDVEDDSRTLKHRHYKYKTDKLFDRDTFVAKAYSEHREEQPNHVRIHDHDICNEECREHYEIPCLTFCPAGVYEMIDGRLKAANPSNCLHCKCCQQKCPYGNVLWTVPEGSGGPRYERM; from the coding sequence ATGAGCGATAAAAATTATTCCAAAACCAATGTATTGATCGTGGGCGCCGGTCCGGCCGGACTTGCAGCCGGTATCAAGATTAAAATCGAAAATCCGGATCTGGAGGTTTGCGTCATTGACAAGGGAGCGGCACCCGGCAACCACAATCTGTCCGGCGCTGTCCTGGAAATCGATGCGCTGAAAACACTGCTTGACCAGGCCTCCCCAGGCTGGGAGGATACCAAAGCGGCGAAAACCGTTCTCGGCACGCCGATCAAAGACGATGACATGATGCTCTTCATGGGCGACACGTTTTCCATGAATGTCATATCTGCCGTAAAACTGGCAAAAATCTTCCGGCTCGACCTCGGCCAGATGCTCCACAAAGGGGACTACTCCGTCTCCATCAGCCAATTGTGTTCGTGGCTCAGCAAAATCGCCGAAGAGAAAGGCGTGGAAGTTTTGACTGGATTTGCCGCTGAAGACATTTTGCTGGCAGATGACCACAGTGTCAAAGGTTTAAAACTGGTAGACCAGGGAAAAGACCATGAGCACAACAAACAACCCAATTTTGCAGAAGGGGAAGAAATTAAAGCCGATTTCATTCTGCTTGCGGAAGGGGCTGATGGTTTGCTCACAGAAAAATTCATCGAAAGAGCGGGACTCAAAAGAAAGAGTCCCCAGCTGTACTCCATCGGAGTCAAAGAGCTGATCAGGGTAAGCGACGAACAGTTCGAACAGTTCGGTGCCAACAGAGTGGTCCATACCATGGGATATCCGTTGTGGACTCCCATGACGGGTCCGGATATGTTTGGAGGCGGAATCATGTATACCGCTGAAAAGAACCATATAGCCGTCGGTATCATTGTCGGTCTGGACTGGAAATATCATGATTTTTCTCCTCAGCAGGCGCTTGCAAACTTCAAAAAGCACAAGTTCGTGCGAAAATATATAGAAGACGGCGTGGTTGCGGAAGCCGGCGCCAAAATGATACCGGAAGGCGGACCGGCATCGATCCCCAGGGCGGAACACGGAGAGATCGGGAAAAATAACACCATGATACTGGGCGATGCCGCCGGTTTTGTGAACATGCTGAAGATCAAAGGCCTGCATAATGCCATAGAGTCCGGGATCCTTGCAGCCCGGGCCGTACGTGACAACACCAGTGAGCCGGCCAGGGCGGCCGCCCGGTATACGGAGCTGGTGGATAATGGCAATATCGGCAAAGAAATGCGGTCGGCGAAAAACTACCGGCAGATGATCGCGAAATTCGGCTTGCTGATGGGCGCCCCGTTCAGCGCCATCGGGAAAATTCTGCCGCATATTGACGTGGAAGATGACTCACGGACACTGAAACATCGGCATTACAAGTACAAGACCGACAAACTGTTCGACAGGGATACCTTTGTGGCCAAAGCTTACTCGGAACACCGCGAAGAGCAGCCCAACCATGTGCGTATACATGACCATGACATTTGCAATGAGGAATGCCGGGAGCACTATGAGATCCCCTGTCTGACGTTCTGTCCGGCCGGTGTTTACGAAATGATTGACGGCAGGCTTAAAGCAGCAAATCCGTCCAACTGCCTGCATTGCAAATGCTGCCAGCAAAAATGCCCCTACGGGAATGTCCTGTGGACCGTGCCGGAAGGCAGCGGCGGCCCGAGATATGAAAGGATGTGA
- a CDS encoding serine/threonine-protein kinase gives MNGSRWKQITKLFSGALEVDKTRRQAWLEKACAGDRVLLKEVNDLLRAYTDSELPEQPVEELRQLAFEEFGKKRMENRQVGPFLVKEFIGAGGMGEVWLARDTRLQRDIAIKFPPPAWAHSDLAKNRFLREARAAASLDHPNICTIYEADETTDGILYIAMACYDGETLQHRLEKNGPLPADETLDFAIQTARGLGSAHNQNLVHRDIKPANLMLTPDRTVKILDFGIAKAIGTGLTTGHRPGTAAYMAPEQARGEHVDNRTDLWSLGVVMYELLTGQLPFQGENETAVVHSIIHDEAKPVTEHRSDIPSELHIIIARCLEKDASERFQHAEDLISALQALQKALQADNYPASQDAASTIRHNKHQKVKNGIAGNLTIHQLTGKAAVYLTLAALIIIAGIVFFQHTNHLLPTASVPELSDRVLVVPFENRTGDSSLDPIGRTASDWITEGLLQSGVTDAVQTMTTLQLIAEEELVGGGLEDRLRLVDLAGRTNASVLVSGRFIRIGSDIVFETEIIDAHDSNVIASLDRLRGPINEPMKVINDLQQKILSVLSIHVYPGFDLEFFANPPDYESYTHYMEGLKYFHRDFDKSVEHFRQALEVDPDFMQAILFKGWSYLMTRQYAEADSLFRHVDAERDRLSPYNEYYLDFSLHRMEGDRQASTATALQWQNLAPRNQLANYLLGSHALSINRPQITIDTYSGFEMEDRFIADAPGGLLWFSTFSRAYHRLGKYEKQLETARMGMDFFPEDLVFRYREVEALAAMGKIKQLEDVILKSKTIDEPSRGSYGNLLLTAAFELRAHGFKNESMETAVRAVAWFEINEPENEIALASAFYNARQWEEAYAIYEKLISEDPENVGYKGALGVLAAMKENEEEALQVEKSLRNVNASYLYGNHTYYRARINAILGNKNKAVSLIKKSFEQGRSFGIGVHRDLAFESLYDYPPFRKLLEPDRQGTDMFTDFVL, from the coding sequence ATGAACGGCTCCCGATGGAAACAAATAACGAAGCTCTTTAGCGGGGCACTCGAAGTTGATAAAACCAGACGCCAGGCTTGGCTTGAGAAGGCTTGTGCAGGGGACCGCGTGCTTCTGAAAGAGGTTAATGATCTTCTCCGGGCCTATACTGACTCAGAACTTCCGGAACAGCCGGTTGAAGAACTGCGTCAGCTGGCATTTGAAGAATTCGGGAAAAAGCGCATGGAAAACAGGCAGGTCGGACCTTTTCTGGTAAAGGAATTTATCGGTGCAGGCGGTATGGGCGAAGTCTGGCTCGCCAGGGATACACGCCTTCAGCGTGACATTGCTATTAAGTTTCCACCACCGGCCTGGGCGCACAGTGACCTTGCTAAAAACCGGTTTCTTCGGGAGGCCAGGGCTGCTGCATCCCTGGATCATCCCAACATCTGTACCATATATGAGGCCGATGAAACAACCGATGGAATCCTCTACATCGCAATGGCTTGCTACGACGGTGAAACACTTCAGCATCGTCTGGAAAAAAACGGTCCTTTGCCGGCAGATGAAACCCTGGATTTCGCAATACAAACAGCCCGGGGGCTTGGTAGCGCACACAACCAGAATCTTGTTCACCGTGACATCAAACCCGCCAATCTGATGCTCACACCGGACCGTACAGTGAAAATCCTGGATTTCGGCATTGCCAAAGCCATCGGTACCGGACTTACAACCGGCCATCGTCCCGGTACTGCGGCTTACATGGCTCCGGAACAGGCCCGCGGTGAACATGTTGATAACCGCACTGACTTGTGGTCTCTGGGCGTGGTTATGTACGAGTTGCTGACAGGACAGCTTCCTTTCCAGGGCGAGAACGAAACGGCGGTTGTCCACTCTATTATTCACGATGAAGCCAAACCGGTTACAGAACACCGGAGTGATATTCCGTCAGAACTGCACATTATCATTGCCCGTTGTCTTGAAAAAGACGCTAGCGAAAGGTTTCAACATGCGGAAGACCTGATTTCCGCGCTTCAAGCACTTCAAAAAGCACTGCAAGCCGATAATTATCCGGCTTCGCAAGATGCGGCAAGCACCATCCGGCATAACAAACATCAAAAAGTAAAGAATGGCATTGCGGGCAATTTGACAATCCATCAGCTGACTGGCAAGGCGGCTGTATATCTGACCCTGGCCGCGCTCATAATCATTGCCGGCATCGTTTTCTTCCAGCACACAAATCATCTGCTGCCGACTGCGAGTGTACCGGAGCTTTCAGACCGGGTGCTTGTCGTACCCTTTGAGAACCGCACCGGAGACTCCTCACTTGACCCGATCGGCAGAACAGCCTCAGACTGGATCACGGAAGGCCTTCTTCAATCCGGCGTGACGGATGCCGTGCAAACAATGACCACTTTACAATTGATTGCTGAAGAGGAACTGGTTGGCGGCGGACTTGAAGACCGTTTACGGCTCGTTGACCTGGCCGGACGCACCAACGCTTCCGTGCTGGTATCGGGCCGGTTTATTCGGATTGGCAGCGATATTGTATTTGAAACAGAGATCATTGATGCACATGACAGTAATGTGATTGCTTCACTTGACCGCTTGCGCGGACCGATAAACGAGCCTATGAAGGTCATTAATGATCTTCAGCAAAAAATCCTGAGTGTACTGTCCATTCACGTATATCCCGGGTTTGATTTGGAGTTTTTCGCTAACCCACCGGACTATGAATCATATACTCACTATATGGAAGGGCTGAAGTATTTCCATCGTGATTTTGATAAATCAGTCGAACACTTCAGGCAAGCCCTGGAAGTCGATCCTGACTTCATGCAGGCCATTTTGTTTAAAGGTTGGTCATATCTGATGACGAGGCAATATGCGGAAGCAGATTCACTATTCAGACATGTGGATGCTGAAAGGGACCGATTGTCTCCATACAATGAATACTATCTGGATTTCAGCCTGCATCGCATGGAGGGTGACAGGCAGGCATCTACAGCAACTGCCCTTCAGTGGCAGAACCTTGCCCCACGGAATCAGCTGGCAAACTATTTGCTTGGCAGCCATGCGCTGAGCATTAACCGGCCTCAGATTACCATCGACACTTATTCGGGCTTTGAAATGGAAGACCGGTTTATTGCGGATGCTCCGGGCGGCTTGTTGTGGTTCAGCACCTTTTCCAGAGCCTATCATCGCCTCGGAAAATATGAGAAACAGCTTGAAACGGCCCGGATGGGAATGGATTTTTTTCCCGAAGACCTGGTTTTCAGATACCGCGAAGTTGAAGCACTTGCAGCCATGGGAAAAATAAAGCAGCTTGAGGATGTGATCCTTAAAAGCAAGACTATCGATGAGCCTTCACGAGGTTCTTACGGTAACTTGCTGCTCACAGCAGCATTCGAACTCCGTGCACACGGATTTAAGAATGAGTCAATGGAAACTGCAGTGCGGGCAGTTGCATGGTTCGAAATAAATGAACCGGAAAATGAAATTGCACTTGCAAGTGCCTTCTATAATGCAAGACAATGGGAGGAAGCCTATGCCATATATGAAAAGCTGATTAGTGAAGACCCGGAAAATGTCGGATATAAGGGTGCACTTGGTGTACTTGCTGCCATGAAGGAGAATGAGGAAGAAGCACTGCAAGTTGAAAAATCATTGCGCAACGTTAATGCCAGTTATCTTTACGGCAACCATACCTATTACAGGGCACGGATTAATGCCATACTGGGTAATAAGAATAAAGCTGTATCACTGATTAAAAAGTCGTTCGAACAGGGAAGATCATTCGGAATAGGAGTCCACCGCGATCTTGCATTTGAATCCCTTTATGATTATCCGCCCTTCAGGAAGCTCCTGGAACCTGACCGGCAAGGCACCGATATGTTCACTGACTTCGTGCTTTAA
- a CDS encoding sigma-70 family RNA polymerase sigma factor: MEPLKITQLLQDYASGDSDALDKLIPVVYEKLQEMAHGRMRGENPGHTLSTNGLVHEAYLKLLKFDRIDWQDRGHFFAISSQIMRNILVDYASRKKREKRGGHRHRISLGQEEPAADVNLDRLLSIHQALDRLAEMDERRAKVVECRFFGGLNMQETAEALGLSERTAHRDWQIASAWLKNELQ; encoded by the coding sequence ATGGAGCCGCTGAAAATAACACAGTTACTCCAGGATTATGCATCCGGCGACAGCGATGCACTGGACAAACTGATACCTGTCGTATATGAAAAACTTCAGGAAATGGCTCATGGACGTATGCGCGGAGAGAATCCGGGTCACACTCTCAGTACCAACGGACTGGTTCACGAGGCCTATCTGAAACTGTTAAAATTTGACCGCATCGACTGGCAAGACCGCGGACATTTCTTTGCAATTTCATCTCAAATCATGCGGAATATTCTGGTGGATTACGCCTCCAGGAAAAAAAGGGAAAAACGGGGCGGCCATCGGCACAGAATATCCCTTGGCCAGGAAGAACCGGCAGCAGATGTCAATTTAGACCGGCTGCTGAGCATCCATCAAGCACTTGACCGTCTGGCGGAAATGGACGAACGCCGTGCCAAAGTGGTGGAGTGTCGTTTTTTTGGCGGGCTCAATATGCAGGAAACTGCTGAAGCTCTCGGCCTTTCCGAACGGACCGCTCACCGTGACTGGCAGATAGCAAGTGCCTGGCTGAAGAACGAACTGCAGTAA